One Micromonospora sp. WMMD812 genomic window carries:
- a CDS encoding mandelate racemase/muconate lactonizing enzyme family protein, protein MRVREVRTHVLKVQADEAYLGPKRDGGVIGGGYEVREPWRSLYSARYETMLVEVVAEDGTTGWGEALAPVAPEVPAAIVDLLLAPVLVGMDATAPRPAWHRLRDLMRERGHLVGHQADALAAVDIALWDLAGRLSGLGVAQLLGGAFRTRLPTYVSGLPRPTDPERAALARDWADRGAAAVKLHLGNGVAADLATVDAVRDAAPDLRIAVDAHWAYAVDEAVALARGLADRGAWFLEAPLAPEDVAGHAELAARATVPIAVGETLRNRYEFAQWLDARALRIAQPDVARTGITEAMAIAELCAARHLPVAPHHSVGLGVSLAAGLHVAAAVADLAAFEYQPTSTEVGSRILTGPVPLHPAAFDLPAGPGLGVDVDAETVHALAKES, encoded by the coding sequence CGGCGTCATCGGCGGCGGCTACGAGGTCCGCGAGCCGTGGCGCAGCCTCTACTCCGCCCGGTACGAGACGATGCTGGTCGAGGTGGTCGCCGAGGACGGCACCACCGGGTGGGGGGAGGCGCTGGCCCCGGTGGCGCCCGAGGTGCCGGCCGCCATCGTCGACCTGCTCCTCGCGCCGGTGCTGGTCGGCATGGACGCCACCGCGCCGCGCCCGGCCTGGCACCGGCTACGTGACCTGATGCGTGAACGCGGGCACCTCGTCGGCCACCAGGCCGACGCGCTCGCCGCCGTCGACATCGCGCTGTGGGACCTCGCCGGCCGGCTGAGCGGCCTCGGCGTCGCCCAGTTGCTCGGCGGCGCGTTCCGCACCCGGCTGCCCACGTACGTCTCCGGGCTGCCCCGCCCCACCGACCCGGAACGGGCGGCGCTGGCCCGCGACTGGGCCGACCGCGGCGCCGCGGCCGTCAAGCTGCACCTCGGCAACGGCGTCGCCGCCGACCTCGCCACCGTCGACGCGGTCCGCGACGCCGCGCCCGACCTGCGGATCGCCGTCGACGCGCACTGGGCGTACGCGGTGGACGAGGCGGTGGCCCTGGCCCGCGGCCTCGCCGACCGGGGCGCCTGGTTCCTGGAGGCGCCGCTCGCCCCGGAGGACGTCGCCGGCCACGCCGAACTCGCCGCCCGCGCCACCGTGCCGATCGCGGTGGGGGAGACCCTGCGCAACCGGTACGAGTTCGCGCAGTGGCTCGACGCGCGGGCGCTGCGGATCGCCCAGCCGGACGTGGCCCGTACCGGCATCACCGAGGCGATGGCGATCGCCGAGCTGTGCGCCGCCCGGCACCTGCCCGTCGCACCCCACCACTCCGTCGGCCTGGGCGTCTCCCTCGCCGCCGGCCTGCACGTCGCCGCGGCGGTCGCCGACCTCGCCGCGTTCGAGTACCAGCCGACCTCCACCGAGGTCGGGTCGCGCATCCTCACCGGGCCGGTGCCCCTGCACCCGGCCGCGTTCGACCTGCCCGCGGGACCCGGACTCGGCGTCGACGTCGACGCCGAGACGGTCCACGCCCTGGCCAAG